The DNA segment AACTGTAGGTGTGGCTAAATTTGCCAAAAACGGACACATATTCATAGGAACCCCTGACAAAGAAGAAATTGTGATTTTTCTTGAAAAAAAAGATATTATTGCAGTTTCTTCCTTTAATTCAGGCCCTGTAGCCGAAAATGGAATTAGGTCACTGATTTTTCTTTTAAGAGAGTTGGGATCTCCGTTAGTGGTTTTGCCAGAAAATCATCCCACCTCTCAAAGACTACCACTGGTTGCCAGTTGTGGGGAAAAAGTTCGCTTGGACTGTAACATCACCCCAGGGACCCATCCTGAACAGAACATACTATGTGCTTGTGATGATCTTTCCGGAGTTGAAATAAAAGCATCAAATGAAGGAATACAGATCAATGGATCATTTAAAAACTTCAAAATCGATAAAATCAATTTTTAGAGAAATTCTTTTCAAAAATTATCTTTAATTCTACCTCGTTGCATGATTTGGAAGAATTAAGTTTTGTTAATATTAAAATTAACTGGAATAATAACTAAATTAATATAAGATAAGCAAGAAAATTTATGTAGAATATCAAAATACATTCATTATACACTATGTATTTTTACCATTAATATTATCCGAATTTTAATGAAATTTTAATTAAGATACTAACTGATGATAACATGACTATCGCTGAATTTTACCAGATATTTGGCCAAGTTGTTTTAGCAGCTGGAATTCTTCTCTTAATTCTTCTATCAGTCACCCTCATACTAGGCCGAATGCTAATTGAAAAAGACCGCCTTGTTTTTCCTAAACTACTACTTTTCACCATGGATGTTTTTTATGGACTTTTCAAAAAATTCTCTGAAAGCATGGGTGTTGACGGAAAAATTGTTGATCATATTGGTGTAGAAGTACGAAACAAAGTCAATGAAAAACATTTCAAAAAAATTGAACCTAAAGACACAATATTAGTATTACCCCACTGTTTAAGACACTTGGAGTGCGAAGCAAAACTGGAAACATCAGGTTTAGCTTGTGAAAACTGTAAACGCTGTGTTATCGGTGTTTTAAAGGAAAAAGGAGAAAAGATGGGTTACACTGTATTTATCATTCCAGGTTCCACATTCCTAAAAAAAATTGTGGAACAAAACAAGTTCAAAGCCGTTATTGGTGTGGCTTGCTTCCAGGACCTTAATCTGGGTATGATGAAGCTTTCCAAATTCTCATGCCAAGGGGTGCCCCTACTCAGGGACGGCTGTGTTAATACCAAAGTTGATAGCCGTGCAGTGCTGGATACAATGGGTGTTAAGCTCAAAGAAGCTAAAAAATTAGTTCCAAAGAGTTCTTGTAGCGAAATTCCCGAAAAAAGAGGATCAATATAACTTCTTTTTATTTATTTCACTTTTTTTCTTTATTAGTTCCATACTTACTAATTGTTTATTAAATTCGGGTCGTGAAAATTAGTTTCAAGAATTAATTTTTGTCTTTGGAAGAAATGAATGTTTTCATTGGCACCATAATCACATTGTTCACAAATCAGGGTTATAGATAAAAATATCCTCAATTTGGACTTTAAAATATTTAGCTATATTAAAAGCTAATTTAAGAGATGGATCGTACTTATTTTTTTCGATGGCGATAATTGTTTGTCTGGTTACTCCTAATGCCTTTGCCAGATCTTCTTGTGTAATATCATTCATTGCACGAAAAACCTTCAATTTATTTTCCATAGTTCCGCCATACTCCTTCACTGAATTAATTAAGCTATTTCATCTTATAATAGTCCTCATAATGCTGTGTTTAAGATACTTGATAAATATCTGCAATAATGGAGACGCATTTATCATGTGAATAAACCATTTATACAAAATAATTTGCTTTTTCTTTATTTTAGAAAATTGTTTCATTACATACCCCCATCAAACATCATTTACTGAGCTAATTTTTTTTTTAGTTATTATACAATGTTACCTTACATTACTGGTTTTTTTGAATATTTCCTATCATAAGTCAATAATCCAATGTTAACAATTGCCATTGCAATGAAACCTGCCAGTCCTGTTGAACCCACAGTTAAATCACTGCCCCCTGTGGTGAAAAGTAAAGATAATCCAGCTGTTCCGTTTAGGCACCCATGCATAATAGCTGCGGCAATAACTGATCCTGAACGGATGCGGACATAGGCAATTAGCGGAGTGAAAAGTACACAAAAACCAATCATCATAAATACGCCTATAACTGGGTTTTGAGGATAATTATAACCCTGAATTATTATGGGAGCATGCCATAATCCCCAAATTATCCCAATTACCAGAGACATTTTCCAGAAATCCATATAACTACATTGTTTTAGTAAAAAACCTCTCCATCCCAACTCTTCACCAAACGCAGCCACAGCGTTAATGGTTGGACCAAATATTAAACCTTGAATTAGGGTAGAAATAAAAATTAGGTAAGGTGCACTTGCAATTTGTGTTTTGAATAGTTCTAATTGTTCTGAAGTCATAGATCCACTAAATCTAGCTATGAATCCTTCCATACCTGACGAATAATGGACACCCGGCATTATTAAACTAATCCCAAATGATAACAATGCTAAAAATAGTGGTAAAAGCCATGCTATCATCCACCATCGGTTAACTTTGAAATTTATGCCTAATATTTTCAATGAATCTTTGTAAATGAATTTTTGAAGGATAATGACCATAATCATTGGGATGAACATGTATAATATAGCCATATAAATAAATCCGATGTTATTTATCCTGCCACCCAATATATAGTATGTTGCAGCTAATAAATAGCTAAAAAAGAATGTTAAAATTATAAAAAAAAGCGCTTTCTTTTTCATTACTCTGAGTTCGACTTTGGATTCTGTTCTTTCAATATTGGAAGTATTATCCACAAAAACACCTTTAATTATTTCATTTCATATTTTTTTGGTCAAATTAGCTTTGATCAATATTTACGTTTATAATAAACTGTAGATAAGAAATAAATTACTAAAAATAGTGCTGTCACAGCAAATAAAGTATATCCTACTAGGGTAAATTGAGGGTAACTGTTTCTTAATGCCACAATTACTACACCCGCGTAGATGATTATTGCCAAGGATATTCCTAAGGCCATGTTTGATGCTTTTTCATATATTAAACGCGTTCTTTCATCTTCTATGATGAGATCATCTTTACCCTTGAACATTTCATCCAATTTATCCCTTTTAGCATAAACAACCGGAATTATTATAATTAGCATTACAATAGCCAGAGCAACTAAGTAAATATTTCCTACTATTAATCCTACCACCCATAAAGCGGTGATAAATCCAGATGTTATCTTTAAAGCATTTCCTAAAGTTTTCAAATTCATGACCTCACCACGTATAACATACTTTACATTATGTTATATAAACATTACTAAAAGTAAACTATGTTTACCATATTGGCATGAAAATTGAGAAAAAGAAAAAATGGCCATATAAAAAAAAATGTAAATGAACTATAAATGAGAAATATAAATGGAAAATCTAATTCATTTACCATAATCTTAAAGAATAATTCAAACAAATATTATTATAAATAATCCTAATTTGTTATAAAATACCCTAAAAATTTGAATATATTTTAGGATGGATTTTTTAATGAATAAAAATGCTGAAAATCTTGTAAAACTTATAAAAAACAATTTTATCCCGGAAAAAAGTAATCTTAAAAAGGGCACTAATTATTTTAATAATTTTTATCTTTCTTTCAGTTCTGATGGACCTTTAAAAATTCTGAAGGAAAAAGACGCCCCTGCACAGTCATATTGGATTGTAACCCCCAAAAGCAGTCCTGAAAAACTTATCTTATTTTTCCATGGTGGTGGTTTTAACATGGGATCTACCCATGGTCACCAAGACCTCTGCCAGATGTTATCCAAATACACTGGTTTATCAGTATTTAGCGTTGATTACCAACTTAATGAAGAAAATATTTTCCCTGCCGCAGTTGAAGACTGCTTGCAATCATATTTATGGCTCCTTGAAGAAGGTTTTCAAGGTAAAGACATAGTAATGGCTGGCATTTCATTTGGGGGTAATCTTACACTTTCCTCCCTGCTTGCATTAAAGAAAAAAGGGCTTGATTTGCCTTTTTGTGCAGTTTGCATGTCTCCTGTGGTGGACCTCACATTTCCGGTTGTATACAATCATTTGAAGGATGTAAAGGACTGGATCGACCATGAACAATTGGACAAATTCCGGGAATTCTATTTAAAGGACATGGATCCAAAAAATTCCTTGGTATCACCAATATACGGAGATTTAGAAGGCTTTCCACCCCTCATGCTCCAAGCAGGTAGCAAAGAACTTCTTTTATGTGACATAAACCGTTTCAGAGATCTTGCAGTTGAGAAAGAAGTGAAAGTGAATTTAGAAGTATGGCAAGACATGTTCCATTGTTGGCAGATGTTTCATTCTCATCTACCAAGTTCCGAAGCATCCATAAGGAGTATTGGAGAATTTGTAAAGACCTTAAGAAAGAACCAGCTCAAATAATCATTACTATAATTTTAAAAAATAATCGATCTATAGAAAAATTGAAAATATTAAGCGGTGTGAAAATGAATCTGGAACAATATCGTTACTTTTTAAAGGACTCCATAAGGAAAACTATAGATTTTTCTAAAACAGACCAGAGCAAGGGGATAAAAGCGCCTCCAATTGAGAAACCTTATTCAGCGAAATCTAACCGGATTGAACTTATCACTGCTGATTGGAAAAAAATTTTTAACACTAGTCTTTCAGAAGCCATTAAAAACAGAGAAAGTCGTAGGAATTATAATCAAAACCCCCTAACTCTCATAGAATTGTCATTTCTATTATGGGCAACTCAGGGAATCCGCATGTATGCTGGAAATTATGCTTTCCGCAATGTCCCCTCAGCTGGTTGTCGCCACGCCCTTGAAACATACTTAGCGGTTTTTAATGTTGAAACTGATGAATCCGGGGAAAAAATCGAACCCGGAATATATCGTTATCTTCCATTGACTCATGAACTGCTCTTTGAATTTTCGGAAGAAAATCTTAATGAAAAGATGATTAAAGGAACTTTCGGGCAGATATTTGCAGGAAAATCCGCAGTAACCTTCATATGGAGTGCTATTCCCTACCGGATGGAATGGCGCTATGGTTTAGATTCTCATAAAGTTATAGCCATGGATGCCGGACATGTGGGTCAGAATTTGTATCTGGCTTGTGAAGCTATTGGAGCTGGTACTTGTGCCATAGGGGCCTATGACCAGGAATACTTGGATGACTTGCTCCGTTTAGATGGTAAAGATGAATTTACTATTTATTTAGCCCCTGTTGGAAAAATTGATTGATATACAATCAGTGATAAAAAATGTTTCAATTTAACGAGGAAATCTATTATGAAGAAAGTTCTAATATTGTGCGCCAGTCCCCGTAAAGAAAGTAACACAATGCAGGTTTTGGAGGAATGTGCAAAAACTATAGAAGAAAACGTATTGAAACTGAAATAATATCCATAAGGCAAATGGAAATCCGTTCTTACATTGCTTGTGGAAAATGCTCAGAAATATATGAATGTGCTCTGAATGATGGTGTAAACGAGATTATTGAAAAGATAAAAGGTTCAGGTGGCTTCATTGTTGGATCCCCAGTTTACTTTGGAACTGCACGCGGAGATTTAATGTCCGCACTGCAAAGGATTGGAATGTTTAGTCGGTCCTCAGGAAACTTCTTATCTTGGGAAGTGGGAGGCCCCATTGCTGTAGCCCGTAGAGGTGGACACACAGCTACCTTACAGGAAATGCTAATGTTCTTCTTCATTAACGATATGATAGTCCCTGGAAGTACCTAATGGAACATGGTCTTCGGACATCAATCGGACAAGTGGAAGAAAACACAGATGGTATGGAAACCATCCGTAGATTTGGATACAACATTGCTAAACTCATAAAAAAGATAAACTAGCGGATAATAAAGTTAGTGCCTTAGAACTGATATGTTAAGGTAATAATAGAAAAGAAGAATAAATTAGGAAGAAAAGGTAAAATGGCAGAACAGGCACTTTACCGCAAATATGCCCTTTATTACGACCTTATCTACCAGTGGATGGATTATCCTGGTGAATCAGAATTCATTTTAATGGTTGTAAAACGATACAAAAAATCGGAAGGAATGGATCTTCTGGATGTGGCTTGTGGGACCGGGGGACATACCCAATATCTTCAAAATTATTTCAATATATTGGGATTGGATATAAACCCTGAAATGCTGGAGATTGCCCGAAAAAAAGTTCCTAAAATGGAATTCATTCAGGGAGATATGAGGAAAATTGATCTTCAACAGAGGTTTGACACTATTATCTGCCTTTTCTCGGCTATAAACTATCACAACACTTTGGATGAACTTAAAAAAACGTTCAAACGATTTTATGGTCATTTAAAACATGGAGGGGTTCTTATATTTGATCTGGGATTTTGTACTGAGAACTGGGAAGAAGGCCGGGTGTTTGTTGACGCAGTGGTTGAGGGAGATCTGCAACTGGCCCGGATATCACAAAGTCGCCTATATAATGGAGTTTTCGATGCTAATTTCTTATTTCTGATTAAAGAAGATGGTAAAATAGATTTTGAGATTGATAAACATCAAATTGGAGTTTTTTCCACACATGATGTTCAAAAAACTTTGGAAAATCTGGGTTTCAAGTGTCTGGTCTACGGTGGCTACCAAGAACAGTCATGGGATGAAGATGCTAATGAAAGACCAGTTTTTGTCTGTTTTAAACCATAAATTCGTGATTAAGGTTGATAAGTCTGTGAAATTATACCATTATTAATAGATGTTCTATTAAATCCTTGATAGGATATAACATTAATGAAATAGGAGGAATCAAATTATGAAGATTGCCGTTGCAACATCCGACCAGATCAATGCAGATCACTTTGGTAGAGCTAAAGGATTTGCCATATACCAGTGGGATGGGAATGATCCAGAATTTATCAAATACATTAAAACTAACATCGACCCTGAAGAAAAACACCAATGGCAGAAGGGACTCAGTTTGCTGGAGGACTGTGAAATCATAATCGCAGCTCAAGCTGGGATGAAAGCCAAATATGGGATAAAAAAAGCGAATTTGAAGCTGGTTGAGGAAGAAGGTACTGTGGAGGAAGTTCTGAAACGTTTCATAGATCATGAAAGATTCATGAGTAAACCCATCTAAAACCGCACTTTTCTGAATTATAAAATCGGCATAGTATAGTTTTTTCAATTATTTAGTATTTTTGTAGTTGCAAGTGGAAAATTGAACGAAACACTATTAAATCATGCAGATTTAAAGAACTTACTAAGGAATGATTTATCCTTCACTCACAGTTTGGCAATATTTATAAACCATGAATGAGATTTATAATAAATGATTCTAAACTTTTAGACTGGTTGTGATTTTTTGAATTTATACTAGAACCGCGAGTTCTATATAGAATCTTACGGAATCTTACCAAATAATACAAATAATAAGTGATTAGTATGGCTAAAGCAAGACGTAGAAGAGTAAGAGATACATGGAAAGACAAAAAATGGTACACTATTACTACTCCTAAAGAATTCGGAGATGCTGACATAGGCACCACTCCAGCCCGGGATCCTGATATGCTCCTCAAAAGAAGAGTTGAATCAACCATGAGAGAGTTAACCGGTGATTTCAGCAAGCAGTATGTTAAACTGAAATTTCAGATCAGTGAAGTTGCTGGAGATACAGCCACCACTCGTTTCATTGGCCACCAAGTCACCAGTGACTATGTAAGAAGTATGATCCGGAGAGGAACCAGCCGAATTGATTCCATAGTTAGTGTCCAGACCAAGGACGGTCAAAAAATGAAAGTACACGTCCTGACAATCACTATAAAAAGGGCTAAATCATCTCAACAACGTTACATACGGGAAACCATTGAAAAACTAGTGGGGGATGCTGCAGCTGAGAAAAACTTTGTTGAACTGGTGGAAGAAATTATAGGTGGAAAACTAGCCTCCTATGTTTACCATGAAACCAAAAAAATTTACCCCCTAAAAAGGGTGGAAATCATAAAAACCAAAGTAGTTGATGAAGAAAAATCCTGATCTGGGAGACAGATGATTATCTGGGAATATGTGGTTCTCCTGGTGATCATAGGGCTTATTACCTACGCAAAAAAAGCCCTGGATCTCTTGGGATCCATTTTTATGATCATAATGGGTGTGATCATCATATTTGTTGCCGGTGTTAACTGGCTTTTTTTAATTTTCTTATTTTTAATTCTGGGAGTAGGATTCACCAGATACAAAAACGATTACAAAAAAGAGATTGGAGTATACGAAGGAACTAGAACCCTAAAAAATGTAGTATCGAATGGAATTGTGGCATTTGTAATGGCTGCTTTTGGTAA comes from the Methanobacterium sp. genome and includes:
- a CDS encoding DUF116 domain-containing protein, which translates into the protein MTIAEFYQIFGQVVLAAGILLLILLSVTLILGRMLIEKDRLVFPKLLLFTMDVFYGLFKKFSESMGVDGKIVDHIGVEVRNKVNEKHFKKIEPKDTILVLPHCLRHLECEAKLETSGLACENCKRCVIGVLKEKGEKMGYTVFIIPGSTFLKKIVEQNKFKAVIGVACFQDLNLGMMKLSKFSCQGVPLLRDGCVNTKVDSRAVLDTMGVKLKEAKKLVPKSSCSEIPEKRGSI
- a CDS encoding helix-turn-helix transcriptional regulator, with protein sequence MENKLKVFRAMNDITQEDLAKALGVTRQTIIAIEKNKYDPSLKLAFNIAKYFKVQIEDIFIYNPDL
- a CDS encoding alpha/beta hydrolase codes for the protein MNKNAENLVKLIKNNFIPEKSNLKKGTNYFNNFYLSFSSDGPLKILKEKDAPAQSYWIVTPKSSPEKLILFFHGGGFNMGSTHGHQDLCQMLSKYTGLSVFSVDYQLNEENIFPAAVEDCLQSYLWLLEEGFQGKDIVMAGISFGGNLTLSSLLALKKKGLDLPFCAVCMSPVVDLTFPVVYNHLKDVKDWIDHEQLDKFREFYLKDMDPKNSLVSPIYGDLEGFPPLMLQAGSKELLLCDINRFRDLAVEKEVKVNLEVWQDMFHCWQMFHSHLPSSEASIRSIGEFVKTLRKNQLK
- a CDS encoding dinitrogenase iron-molybdenum cofactor biosynthesis protein, producing the protein MKIAVATSDQINADHFGRAKGFAIYQWDGNDPEFIKYIKTNIDPEEKHQWQKGLSLLEDCEIIIAAQAGMKAKYGIKKANLKLVEEEGTVEEVLKRFIDHERFMSKPI
- a CDS encoding 30S ribosomal protein S3ae — protein: MAKARRRRVRDTWKDKKWYTITTPKEFGDADIGTTPARDPDMLLKRRVESTMRELTGDFSKQYVKLKFQISEVAGDTATTRFIGHQVTSDYVRSMIRRGTSRIDSIVSVQTKDGQKMKVHVLTITIKRAKSSQQRYIRETIEKLVGDAAAEKNFVELVEEIIGGKLASYVYHETKKIYPLKRVEIIKTKVVDEEKS
- a CDS encoding DUF2178 domain-containing protein, with product MNLKTLGNALKITSGFITALWVVGLIVGNIYLVALAIVMLIIIIPVVYAKRDKLDEMFKGKDDLIIEDERTRLIYEKASNMALGISLAIIIYAGVVIVALRNSYPQFTLVGYTLFAVTALFLVIYFLSTVYYKRKY
- a CDS encoding SagB/ThcOx family dehydrogenase — encoded protein: MNLEQYRYFLKDSIRKTIDFSKTDQSKGIKAPPIEKPYSAKSNRIELITADWKKIFNTSLSEAIKNRESRRNYNQNPLTLIELSFLLWATQGIRMYAGNYAFRNVPSAGCRHALETYLAVFNVETDESGEKIEPGIYRYLPLTHELLFEFSEENLNEKMIKGTFGQIFAGKSAVTFIWSAIPYRMEWRYGLDSHKVIAMDAGHVGQNLYLACEAIGAGTCAIGAYDQEYLDDLLRLDGKDEFTIYLAPVGKID
- a CDS encoding CPBP family intramembrane metalloprotease, with protein sequence MDNTSNIERTESKVELRVMKKKALFFIILTFFFSYLLAATYYILGGRINNIGFIYMAILYMFIPMIMVIILQKFIYKDSLKILGINFKVNRWWMIAWLLPLFLALLSFGISLIMPGVHYSSGMEGFIARFSGSMTSEQLELFKTQIASAPYLIFISTLIQGLIFGPTINAVAAFGEELGWRGFLLKQCSYMDFWKMSLVIGIIWGLWHAPIIIQGYNYPQNPVIGVFMMIGFCVLFTPLIAYVRIRSGSVIAAAIMHGCLNGTAGLSLLFTTGGSDLTVGSTGLAGFIAMAIVNIGLLTYDRKYSKKPVM
- a CDS encoding methyltransferase domain-containing protein, whose protein sequence is MAEQALYRKYALYYDLIYQWMDYPGESEFILMVVKRYKKSEGMDLLDVACGTGGHTQYLQNYFNILGLDINPEMLEIARKKVPKMEFIQGDMRKIDLQQRFDTIICLFSAINYHNTLDELKKTFKRFYGHLKHGGVLIFDLGFCTENWEEGRVFVDAVVEGDLQLARISQSRLYNGVFDANFLFLIKEDGKIDFEIDKHQIGVFSTHDVQKTLENLGFKCLVYGGYQEQSWDEDANERPVFVCFKP